A single region of the Triticum dicoccoides isolate Atlit2015 ecotype Zavitan chromosome 2B, WEW_v2.0, whole genome shotgun sequence genome encodes:
- the LOC119364331 gene encoding protein disulfide isomerase-like 1-2 codes for MDVPLALPFATLVVVLLLCSGPIAAEVDATAVLGEAVLTLDAGNFSEVVAKHEFIVVEFYAPWCGHCKELAPEYEKAASMLRKRDPPVVLAKVDAYDESNKELKDKYKIHGYPAIKIIRKGGSDLSAYGGPRDAEGIVEYLTRQVGPASLEIRSAVDASRSIGDKGGVVLVGVFPEFAGIEYENFMAVANKMRTDYDFFHTSDASILPRGDLTVKGPLLRLFKPFDELFVDSQDFDDDAIKKFIEVSGFPTVVTFDADPTNHKFIERYYSTPSAKAMLFLRFSDDRVETFKSQMHEAARQLSGNNISFLIGDVSTADRAFEYFGLKESHVPLLLVLASTGKYLNPTMEPDQLIPWMKQYIYGNLTPYVKSEPIPKVNDQPVKVVVADNIDEIVFNSGKNVLLEFYAPWCGHCRKLAPILEEVAISLQDDEDVVIAKMDGTANDVPTDFAVEGYPALYFYSSSGGDLLMYDGPRTADEIISFIKKNRGAKAAAVEVTQMDAVEEEVTSPTPSESVKDEL; via the exons ATGGACGTTCCCCTGGCACTCCCTTTTGCCACCCTCGTCGTGGTCCTTCTGCTCTGCTCCGGCCCCATCGCGGCCGAGGTGGATGCCACAGCTGTGCTTGGAGAGGCGGTCCTGACACTTGACGCAGGCAACTTCTCAGAGGTGGTGGCCAAGCACGAGTTCATAGTCGTCGAGTTCTACGCGCCATG GTGTGGCCACTGCAAGGAGCTCGCTCCAGAG TACGAGAAGGCAGCCTCCATGCTGAGGAAGCGCGACCCTCCAGTGGTGCTCGCGAAGGTGGATGCGTACGACGAGAGCAACAAGGAGCTCAAGGACAAGTACAAGATACATGGGTATCCGGCCATCAAGATCATCAGGAAAGGAGGGAGCGACTTGAGCGCCTATGGTGGCCCGAGGGACGCGGAGGGTATCGTGGAGTACCTCACGAGGCAGGTCGGCCCAGCATCTCTCGAGATCAGGTCTGCAGTGGATGCCTCACGCTCCATCGGTGACAAAGGGGGGGTGGTCCTT GTGGGTGTATTTCCTGAGTTTGCTGGTATTGAGTATGAGAATTTTATGGCCGTGGCAAACAAGATGCGAACAGACTATGATTTCTTTCACACATCGGATGCGAGCATTCTGCCACGTGGTGATCTGACCGTCAAGGGCCCCCTTCTTCGACTCTTTAAGCCATTCGATGAGCTGTTTGTCGATTCACAA GATTTTGATGATGATGCAATCAAGAAGTTTATTGAGGTGTCTGGTTTCCCTACTGTAGTTACCTTCGATGCAGACCCGACCAACCATAAGTTTATTGAAAGATACTACAGCACGCCTAGTGCCAAA GCAATGCTTTTCTTGCGCTTCAGTGACGACAGAGTTGAGACCTTCAAGAGCCAGATGCATGAAGCAGCCAGGCAGCTCAGCGGTAATAACATCAGTTTTCTGATTGGTGATGTTTCAACCGCAGACCGTGCCTTCGAG TATTTCGGGCTCAAAGAAAGTCATGTTCCCCTCCTCCTCGTGCTAGCATCTACTGGAAAATATCTCAATCCAACCATGGAGCCTGACCAGCTCATACCCTGGATGAAGCAGTATATA TATGGCAACTTAACACCTTATGTTAAGTCAGAGCCAATTCCTAAGGTGAATGATCAACCTGTTAAAGTTGTCGTGGCTGACAATATTGATGAAATTGTTTTTAACTCTGGCAAAAATG TTCTACTCGAGTTCTATGCACCTTGGTGCGGTCATTGCCGGAAGTTGGCCCCGATTCTGGAGGAAGTTGCTATCTCGTTGCAAGACGATGAAGATGTAGTCATAGCGAAGATG GATGGTACTGCGAACGATGTCCCGACAGACTTTGCGGTCGAGGGATACCCAGCGCTGTACTTCTATTCTTCTAGTGGAGGGGATCTCTTGATGTATGACGGTCCAAGGACAGCCGATGAGATCATCAGTTTTATCAAGAAGAACAGGGGGGCCAAAGCTGCTGCAGTAGAAGTAACCCAGATGGATGCTGTAGAAGAGGAGGTAACATCACCGACTCCATCGGAGTCCGTTAAAGATGAACTTTAG
- the LOC119364330 gene encoding pentatricopeptide repeat-containing protein At2g13600, which yields MARHHHHHFVSHLRASAPLADLLRSAPSLPAARAAHARALKSPFADETFLLNTLVSAYARLGRLPDARRVFDDIPRPNTFSYNALLSAHARLGNPADVRALFDAIPDPDQCSYNAVIAALAQHSRGADALLFFAAMQADDFVLNAYSFASALSACAVEKDPRAGVQVHALVSKSPHAKDVYIGSALLDMYAKCEGPEEAQRVFEAMPERNVVSWNSLITCYEQNGPVGEALVLFVRMMNAGLVPDEVTLASVMSACAGLAADSEGRQVHACVVKSDRFREDMVLSNALVDMYAKCGRTWEARCVFDRMASRSVVSETSLITGYARSANVEDAQVVFSQMVEKNVIAWNVLIAAYAQNGEEEEALRLFVRLKRESVWPTHYTYGNVLNACGNVADLQLGQQAHVHVLKEGFRFDFGPESDVFVGNSLVDMYLKTGSIDDGVKVFERMAARDTVSWNAMIVGHAQNGRAKEALHLFERMLCSKESPDSVTMIGVLSACGHSGLVEEGRRYFRSMTEDHGITPSQDHYTCMIDLLGRAGHLKEVEELIKEMPMEPDSVLWASLLGSCRLHKNIEMGELAAGKLFELDPENSGPYVLLSNMYAELGKWADVYRVRRSMKSRGVIKQPGCSWIEIGRQVSVFLARDNGHPCRNEIHDTLRIIQMQMSRVNVDAENADGLMNYSSEACG from the coding sequence ATGGCgcgacaccaccaccaccacttcgtcTCCCACCTCCGAGCCTCCGCGCCGCTCGCCGACCTCCTCCGCTCCGCGCCAAGCCTGCCCGCCGCCCGcgcagcgcacgcgcgcgccctcAAGTCGCCCTTCGCGGACGAGACTTTCCTCCTCAACACCCTCGTCTCCGCCTACGCGCGGCTCGGCCGCCTCCCCGACGCGCGCAGGGTGTTCGACGATATCCCCCGGCCCAACACCTTCTCCTACAACGCCCTCCTCTCCGCGCACGCGCGCCTTGGCAACCCCGCCGACGTCCGTGCTCTCTTCGACGCCATCCCCGACCCGGACCAGTGCTCCTACAACGCGGTCATCGCCGCGCTCGCGCAGCACAGCCGCGGCGCCGACGCCCTCCTGTTTTTCGCCGCCATGCAAGCCGACGACTTCGTGCTCAATGCCTACTCCTTTGCGAGCGCCCTGAGCGCCTGTGCCGTGGAGAAGGATCCGAGGGCCGGGGTGCAGGTGCATGCCCTTGTTTCCAAGTCGCCGCATGCCAAGGACGTGTATATTGGTAGTGCGCTCTTGGACATGTATGCCAAGTGCGAGGGGCCGGAGGAGGCACAGAGGGTGTTCGAGGCAATGCCGGAGCGGAATGTCGTTTCCTGGAACAGCTTGATCACTTGCTATGAGCAGAACGGCCCTGTGGGTGAGGCACTGGTACTGTTTGTCAGGATGATGAATGCCGGTCTTGTGCCTGATGAGGTGACACTTGCAAGTGTCATGAGTGCGTGTGCGGGCCTTGCTGCGGATAGCGAAGGACGGCAGGTTCATGCATGCGTGGTGAAATCCGATAGGTTTAGGGAGGACATGGTGTTGAGCAACGCTCTGGTGGACATGTACGCCAAATGTGGGAGGACATGGGAGGCGAGGTGTGTGTTTGACCGCATGGCTTCCAGGAGTGTTGTCTCTGAAACATCACTCATCACTGGGTACGCAAGGTCTGCTAATGTGGAAGATGCTCAGGTGGTGTTCTCGCAGATGGTCGAGAAGAATGTCATTGCTTGGAATGTGCTCATTGCAGCATATGCACAgaacggcgaggaggaggaggcacttAGGCTCTTTGTCAGGCTGAAAAGAGAGTCAGTTTGGCCAACACATTACACATACGGAAATGTTCTCAATGCATGTGGCAATGTTGCTGATCTTCAGCTTGGTCAGCAAGCTCATGTGCATGTCCTCAAGGAAGGTTTTCGCTTCGACTTTGGACCAGAGTCTGATGTGTTTGTTGGGAATTCCCTTGTAGACATGTACCTGAAGACAGGATCAATTGATGATGGTGTGAAGGTGTTCGAGAGGATGGCAGCCAGAGATACTGTGTCGTGGAATGCCATGATTGTCGGTCATGCACAGAACGGCCGTGCAAAAGAAGCACTGCATCTTTTTGAGAGAATGCTGTGCAGCAAAGAGAGCCCAGATTCTGTCACCATGATTGGTGTTCTGTCAGCCTGTGGCCATTCTGGATTAGTGGAGGAGGGCCGGAGATACTTTCGGTCCATGACTGAGGATCATGGGATAACTCCATCTCAAGATCACTACACATGTATGATTGATTTGCTTGGTCGTGCCGGTCATCTAAAAGAAGTTGAGGAGCTCATAAAGGAGATGCCAATGGAACCTGACAGCGTGCTCTGGGCTTCTCTGCTAGGTTCTTGTAGGCTACATAAGAATATTGAGATGGGAGAACTGGCAGCTGGGAAGTTGTTTGAGCTTGATCCTGAGAACTCTGGACCCTACGTTCTTCTCTCGAATATGTACGCTGAGTTGGGGAAATGGGCAGATGTATATAGAGTGAGGAGATCCATGAAGAGCAGAGGTGTCATTAAGCAGCCTGGCTGTAGTTGGATTGAGATAGGCAGGCAAGTGAGTGTGTTTCTCGCACGAGATAACGGACATCCCTGCAGGAATGAGATACATGATACCTTGAGAATCATTCAGATGCAGATGAGTAGGGTGAATGTAGATGCTGAAAATGCTGATGGCCTGATGAATTACAGCTCTGAAGCCTGTGGCTAG